The Glycine soja cultivar W05 chromosome 8, ASM419377v2, whole genome shotgun sequence genome has a window encoding:
- the LOC114421548 gene encoding probable xyloglucan endotransglucosylase/hydrolase protein 28: protein MEGSHMGLLLFFCSSMLFAAFAAASSRNLPIIPFDEGYAPLFGDSNLVIHRDGKSVHLSLDERTGSGFVSHDLYLHGYFSASIKLPSDYTAGVVVAFYMSNGDMFQNNHDEIDFEFLGNIRGKDWRIQTNVYGNGSTNIGREERYGLWFDPADDFHQYTIVWTDSQIIFYVDNVPIREVTRTESMGGDFPSKPMTLYATIWDASDWATNGGKYRVNYKYAPYVAEFSDLVLHGCAVDPIEQHVAKCDNAPQSSEATTTIPSSGVTPAQRIKMENFRKKHMTYSYCYDKVRYKVPPSECVISSQEAERLRRFDPVTFGSGRHHHGKRHRRSRGSQTEAAASF, encoded by the exons ATGGAGGGGTCTCACATGGGGTTGTTGCTCTTCTTTTGTTCTTCCATGCTTTTTGCTGCCTTCGCTGCTGCCTCCTCCAGAAACTTGCCCATAATACCCTTTGATGAAGGCTACGCGCCCTTGTTTGGGGACAGCAACTTGGTCATCCATAGGGATGGCAAATCGGTTCATCTTTCACTCGATGAGAgaacag GTTCAGGATTTGTGTCGCATGATCTTTACCTTCACGGATATTTCAGCGCTTCTATTAAGTTGCCTTCTGACTACACTGCAGGAGTTGTGGTTGCCTTCTAT ATGTCAAATGGTGACATGTTCCAGAATAACCATGATGAAATCGACTTTGAGTTTTTGGGGAACATTAGAGGCAAAGACTGGAGGATTCAGACCAATGTTTATGGCAATGGTAGCACCAACATTGGCAGAGAGGAAAGATATGGTCTGTGGTTTGACCCTGCAGATGATTTCCATCAGTACACTATTGTCTGGACAGACTCTCAGATCAT ATTTTATGTGGACAATGTTCCTATTAGAGAAGTGACTCGAACAGAATCTATGGGAGGGGATTTCCCTTCTAAGCCAATGACTTTGTATGCAACAATATGGGATGCATCTGATTGGGCTACCAATGGGGGCAAATACAGGGTTAACTACAAGTATGCACCCTATGTTGCTGAATTCTCTGACCTTGTTCTGCACGGTTGTGCAGTGGATCCAATTGAGCAGCACGTGGCCAAGTGTGACAATGCTCCTCAAAGTTCTGAGGCAACTACAACAATTCCTTCTTCTGGTGTTACACCAGCACAAAGAATCAAAATGGAGAATTTCAGGAAGAAGCACATGACATACTCCTACTGCTATGACAAAGTCAGATACAAAGTCCCTCCTTCGGAGTGTGTCATCAGTTCCCAAGAAGCTGAGAGGCTGAGGAGGTTCGATCCCGTCACATTTGGAAGCGGCCGCCATCACCATGGAAAACGACACCGTCGCAGCAGAGGAAGCCAGACAGAAGCCGCTGCTTCATTTTAA